One genomic segment of Clostridium saccharoperbutylacetonicum N1-4(HMT) includes these proteins:
- a CDS encoding 4'-phosphopantetheinyl transferase family protein, whose product MLIMKLYALKITQNIPQPLFNNLLSFLSEEKQKKINKFIKKEDADRSLIGDILIREALLCDFQIRNIKFNYNAYGKPYLINDPHIFFNISHSGDWVVCAINDCEIGIDIEKVDRFDLDIAKHFFSEKEYFNLIKIAPLKRIEHFYDLWTLKESYIKAYGMGLNLDLRSFSIEIHKNKFILQTKNDFTNCFFKQFDIDKNYKLSVCTIQDSFPREIILKNLYSLNLLEQIKT is encoded by the coding sequence ATGTTAATAATGAAACTATATGCATTAAAAATAACTCAAAACATTCCACAACCATTATTTAATAATTTATTATCTTTTTTATCTGAAGAAAAACAAAAAAAAATTAATAAATTCATAAAAAAAGAAGATGCGGACAGGTCGTTAATTGGAGATATCTTAATTAGGGAAGCTCTACTTTGTGATTTTCAAATTCGAAATATAAAATTTAACTACAACGCATATGGTAAACCTTATTTAATAAATGATCCTCATATCTTTTTTAATATTTCACATTCTGGCGACTGGGTTGTATGTGCTATTAATGATTGCGAAATAGGCATTGATATAGAGAAGGTTGATAGATTTGATTTAGATATTGCAAAACATTTTTTTTCAGAAAAAGAGTATTTTAACCTTATTAAAATTGCTCCTCTAAAAAGAATAGAGCATTTTTATGATTTATGGACCTTAAAAGAAAGCTATATTAAAGCCTATGGTATGGGGTTAAATCTAGATTTGCGTTCCTTTTCAATTGAAATTCATAAAAATAAATTTATACTTCAGACAAAAAATGATTTTACAAATTGCTTCTTTAAACAATTTGATATTGATAAAAATTACAAACTTTCTGTTTGTACAATACAGGATTCCTTTCCAAGAGAAATTATATTAAAAAATTTATACTCTTTAAATCTACTTGAACAAATAAAAACTTAA
- a CDS encoding helix-turn-helix domain-containing protein, translating into MKFLTNGQKLKSTRKYLKMRQEDLTDDNITRGLISMIEIGKRDLNSKVASTLVEKFKKRAEELDISLDISSEFLLRSPAEDAELYCFKKIEEINNVTEINQLLEIADKFNLTSIKAICNEKSGDYYYSEKDYYNAFFYYNCSIDILKNINQNEKIAHLYLKVGLCNAMLLSYAQALSFFHLSNEYAKMYKDKTIEKRSLYNGSKCYMELKKTEEALKYINLYLTLINKENEFIDYVNAIILKANCYEAMFNYDIAITTYQSLLNEITSDIPPLGYIYNNLGLAYLNKDDLTNSLKYFNMAEEFKLKTNTTNLSHTIIEKSGVFIKQGLLNDAIELIESGLRLAEIYIDYEYILKGISELARIYEILHSTSKLKELYFNLIKILNKLNKHKELTIIYNKLSIIYLEENNIDEAKKYILMTLELNKNTPLTNYIS; encoded by the coding sequence ATGAAATTCTTAACTAATGGTCAAAAACTTAAATCAACAAGAAAGTATTTAAAGATGAGGCAAGAAGATTTAACTGATGATAACATTACTAGAGGACTAATTAGTATGATTGAGATAGGGAAAAGAGATTTGAACAGCAAAGTTGCTTCAACTCTAGTTGAAAAATTTAAAAAAAGAGCTGAGGAACTTGATATTTCCTTAGACATAAGCTCTGAATTCTTACTACGATCTCCAGCAGAAGATGCTGAATTATATTGTTTTAAAAAAATTGAAGAAATTAATAATGTTACAGAAATAAATCAACTTCTAGAAATAGCTGATAAATTTAATTTAACAAGTATAAAAGCTATTTGTAATGAGAAATCAGGAGATTATTATTATAGTGAAAAAGATTACTATAATGCTTTTTTTTATTATAATTGTTCAATAGACATTTTAAAAAATATAAATCAAAATGAAAAAATAGCTCATCTATATTTAAAAGTTGGACTTTGCAATGCTATGTTATTAAGTTATGCACAAGCATTATCATTTTTTCATTTATCAAACGAATATGCAAAAATGTATAAGGATAAAACAATAGAAAAAAGATCGTTATACAACGGCTCAAAATGCTATATGGAATTAAAAAAAACTGAAGAAGCTTTAAAATATATTAATCTTTACCTGACTTTAATTAACAAGGAAAATGAATTTATTGACTATGTTAACGCTATCATCCTTAAAGCGAACTGCTATGAGGCTATGTTTAATTATGATATTGCAATAACTACATATCAGTCTTTATTAAATGAAATTACATCTGATATTCCTCCACTAGGATACATTTATAACAATCTAGGATTAGCGTATTTAAACAAGGATGATCTTACTAATAGTCTAAAATATTTTAATATGGCCGAAGAATTTAAATTAAAAACTAATACGACAAATTTATCTCATACAATCATTGAAAAATCAGGAGTTTTTATTAAGCAAGGTCTTTTAAATGATGCAATAGAATTAATAGAATCTGGACTAAGGCTAGCTGAAATTTATATTGATTATGAATATATATTAAAAGGAATTTCTGAACTTGCACGTATATATGAAATTCTGCATAGCACTTCAAAATTAAAAGAACTATACTTTAATCTTATTAAGATCCTTAACAAACTTAATAAACATAAAGAATTAACTATAATTTATAATAAGCTATCCATTATATATTTAGAAGAAAATAACATTGATGAAGCCAAAAAATATATATTAATGACATTAGAATTAAATAAAAATACACCACTTACAAACTATATTTCATAA
- a CDS encoding acyl carrier protein — protein sequence MLFEEIRGMICEQLGIEEKEVRLETTFEELGADSLDLFQIITDLEEKYEIQIEDVEGLKTIKDVIEYVEKSK from the coding sequence ATGTTATTTGAAGAAATTAGGGGAATGATTTGTGAACAATTAGGGATTGAAGAGAAAGAGGTGAGATTAGAAACAACTTTTGAAGAATTAGGTGCTGATTCATTAGACTTATTTCAAATAATAACTGATCTTGAAGAAAAGTATGAAATTCAAATAGAAGATGTGGAAGGATTGAAAACAATCAAAGATGTTATAGAGTATGTAGAAAAAAGTAAATAA
- the fabK gene encoding enoyl-[acyl-carrier-protein] reductase FabK: protein MENNRVCDLLEIEYPIFQGAMARIADASLVSAVSEAGGLGIITGAAPTEWVREQIQKTKKLTNKPFGVNIMLMTENADEIADLVCEEKVPVVTTGAGSPGKYMEKWKAHGIKVIPVVASVALAKRMEKAGANAIIAEGTESGGHVGQLTTMALVPQVVDSVNIPVIAAGGIGDGRGVAASFMLGAEAIQIGTRFLVAKECTIHQNYKNKVLSAKDIDTEVTGRPTGHPVRVLRNKLTRNFLKLEKEGASIEELEKLGVGALKKAVVDGDIDNGSLMSGQIAGLINREQTCKEMIIELFDEAKVLFTQFGYR, encoded by the coding sequence ATGGAAAACAATAGAGTTTGCGACCTATTAGAAATTGAATATCCTATATTTCAGGGGGCTATGGCGAGAATTGCAGATGCTTCTTTAGTTTCAGCAGTAAGTGAAGCAGGAGGACTAGGAATAATAACAGGAGCAGCACCAACTGAATGGGTAAGAGAACAAATACAAAAAACTAAGAAATTAACAAATAAACCTTTTGGCGTAAACATAATGCTAATGACAGAAAATGCCGATGAAATAGCAGATCTAGTTTGTGAAGAAAAAGTGCCAGTAGTAACAACTGGAGCTGGAAGTCCAGGGAAGTATATGGAGAAGTGGAAAGCTCATGGCATAAAGGTTATACCAGTAGTTGCTTCAGTAGCACTAGCTAAGAGAATGGAAAAAGCGGGAGCTAATGCAATTATAGCTGAAGGAACTGAATCAGGAGGGCATGTAGGTCAATTAACAACCATGGCCCTAGTTCCTCAAGTTGTTGATTCTGTTAATATACCTGTTATAGCAGCAGGTGGTATAGGAGATGGTAGAGGGGTTGCAGCTTCATTTATGCTTGGAGCAGAAGCAATTCAAATTGGAACAAGATTTTTAGTAGCCAAAGAATGCACAATACATCAAAATTACAAGAACAAAGTATTAAGTGCTAAGGATATAGACACAGAAGTAACAGGAAGACCAACTGGTCATCCTGTTAGAGTTCTTAGAAATAAGCTTACAAGGAATTTTCTTAAGTTAGAGAAAGAAGGAGCATCAATTGAAGAATTGGAAAAACTTGGTGTGGGCGCGCTGAAAAAAGCTGTTGTTGATGGAGATATTGATAATGGATCACTTATGTCTGGTCAAATAGCTGGGCTTATTAATAGAGAACAAACTTGTAAAGAAATGATTATAGAACTATTTGATGAAGCAAAAGTTTTGTTCACGCAATTTGGATATAGATAA